Proteins from a single region of Streptomyces sp. Tu 3180:
- a CDS encoding restriction endonuclease, with protein MTMPERRTRPLHRGRRFDLRATAVFFALLATALIAGGFAARALAEAVQRRPVWGVVLLCVAAALVLARGRRRRRPSAARIARRTGEALEQATATALDALDTPAPAPLAAPAPAERYAEEALRAAGAPGVPDYDALSPEEFEEAIAALCVRDGCSDVRVVGGAGDLGADVVAVSPEGRRLVVQCKRYGGDNKVGSQDLQRFGGTCFTVHEADVALVVTTGEFTAPAAEYAEQCGIVCVDRRGLLAWSAGSAPVPWAAGAGEAHA; from the coding sequence GTGACCATGCCCGAGCGCCGTACGCGTCCGCTGCACCGCGGGCGCCGCTTCGACCTGCGCGCGACAGCCGTGTTCTTCGCCCTGCTCGCCACGGCCCTGATCGCCGGGGGCTTCGCGGCGCGCGCGCTGGCCGAAGCCGTGCAGCGGCGTCCGGTGTGGGGCGTCGTCCTGCTGTGCGTGGCCGCCGCGCTCGTCCTGGCCCGTGGACGCAGACGGCGGCGGCCGTCCGCGGCGAGGATCGCCCGCCGGACCGGCGAGGCCCTGGAACAGGCCACGGCGACGGCGCTCGACGCCCTGGACACGCCCGCACCGGCCCCGCTCGCCGCCCCGGCCCCCGCCGAGCGGTACGCGGAGGAGGCCCTCCGCGCGGCCGGGGCGCCCGGCGTCCCCGACTACGACGCCCTGAGCCCCGAGGAGTTCGAGGAGGCGATAGCGGCCCTGTGCGTGCGGGACGGCTGCTCGGACGTGCGGGTCGTCGGCGGAGCCGGCGACCTGGGCGCCGACGTGGTGGCCGTGTCCCCCGAGGGCCGCCGCCTCGTCGTCCAGTGCAAGCGCTACGGCGGCGACAACAAGGTCGGCTCGCAGGACCTGCAGCGCTTCGGCGGCACCTGCTTCACCGTCCACGAGGCGGACGTCGCCCTCGTCGTCACCACCGGTGAGTTCACCGCGCCGGCCGCGGAGTACGCCGAGCAGTGCGGGATCGTGTGCGTGGACCGCCGCGGCCTGCTCGCCTGGAGCGCCGGTTCGGCACCGGTGCCCTGGGCGGCGGGCGCCGGCGAGGCGCACGCTTAG
- a CDS encoding CsbD family protein, which yields MAGDQKAKAKAEQAKGKAKEAAGRAVGNERLEAEGRAEQSKGDARQAKEKTKDVFRH from the coding sequence ATGGCTGGAGACCAGAAGGCCAAGGCGAAGGCGGAACAGGCCAAGGGCAAGGCCAAGGAGGCGGCCGGCCGCGCGGTCGGGAACGAGCGGCTCGAGGCCGAGGGCCGGGCCGAGCAGTCCAAGGGCGACGCGCGCCAGGCGAAGGAGAAGACGAAGGACGTCTTCCGGCACTGA
- a CDS encoding GAF and ANTAR domain-containing protein, with translation MDWRGFAQQMASMARDLLAEHTLDATLEQITKSAVELVEGCDASGILVLKGNRVSSLAPTEQRVIDSDRLQERLREGPCFEAAQPDNDERVFRIPDLTRPAERWPNYVPRARDLGMGSMMSFLLYTREEELGALDMYSRAPGAFTEDSETAGWLLASHAAVAFSSALNDAQLQEAIATRHMIGEAMGILMGRHHISEEKAFEFLRTQSQRTNTKLREVARRICETGTPER, from the coding sequence GTGGACTGGCGGGGTTTCGCTCAGCAGATGGCCTCCATGGCCCGTGACCTCCTGGCCGAGCACACCCTCGACGCGACCCTGGAACAGATCACGAAGTCGGCCGTGGAACTCGTCGAGGGCTGCGACGCCTCCGGGATCCTCGTCCTCAAGGGGAACCGGGTGAGCTCGCTGGCCCCCACCGAGCAACGCGTGATCGACAGCGACCGCCTCCAGGAACGCCTGCGGGAGGGGCCCTGCTTCGAGGCGGCCCAGCCCGACAACGACGAGCGGGTCTTCCGCATCCCCGACCTCACCCGGCCCGCCGAACGCTGGCCGAACTACGTGCCCCGCGCCCGGGACCTGGGGATGGGCAGCATGATGAGCTTCCTGCTGTACACGCGCGAGGAGGAGCTGGGGGCCCTCGACATGTACTCGCGCGCTCCCGGGGCGTTCACCGAGGACAGCGAGACGGCGGGCTGGCTGCTGGCCTCCCACGCGGCGGTCGCCTTCTCCAGCGCCCTCAACGACGCCCAGTTGCAGGAGGCCATCGCCACCCGGCACATGATCGGCGAGGCGATGGGCATCCTGATGGGCCGCCACCACATCAGCGAGGAGAAGGCCTTCGAGTTCCTGCGCACCCAGTCCCAGCGCACGAACACCAAGCTGCGCGAGGTGGCCCGCCGCATCTGCGAGACCGGCACCCCGGAGCGGTGA